A genomic segment from Salvia splendens isolate huo1 chromosome 13, SspV2, whole genome shotgun sequence encodes:
- the LOC121760258 gene encoding LOB domain-containing protein 4-like, producing MKDSNSRKQGAASPCAACKLLRRRCAEDCVFAPYFPAEEPHKFASVHKVFGASNVNKMLQDLPEHQREDAVSSLVYEANARVRDPVYGCVGAISSLQQQIDALQTQLALAQAEAVHMRMRHYSSSAECASPSTRGRRSHNHHPKSSESFWH from the exons ATGAAGGACAGCAATAGCAGAAAGCAAGGGGCTGCGTCGCCTTGCGCGGCGTGCAAGCTCCTCCGCCGGAGATGCGCAGAAGATTGCGTTTTTGCACCTTATTTTCCGGCAGAGGAGCCACACAAGTTCGCCAGCGTGCATAAGGTCTTTGGCGCTAGCAATGTCAACAAGATGCTCCAG GATTTGCCGGAACATCAGAGAGAAGATGCAGTAAGCTCATTGGTGTATGAAGCGAACGCGCGAGTGAGAGATCCAGTCTATGGATGCGTAGGCGCAATATCATCACTGCAACAACAAATTGACGCACTACAAACGCAGCTTGCGCTTGCGCAGGCGGAAGCAGTCCACATGCGCATGCGCCACTACTCTTCTTCAGCCGAATGCGCGTCTCCCTCCACGCGCGGAAGAAGGTCTCACAATCACCACCCCAAGTCGTCTGAATCATTCTGGCATTAG